One Clostridium sp. CM027 genomic window carries:
- a CDS encoding ABC transporter ATP-binding protein gives MDIVKIKGLTKKFGDFTAVDNIDFSIKEGEIYGLLGPNGAGKSTIINMICGLITTTKGSIEILGKDNQKNSNNAKRNIGVVPQDIAVYEDLTCLENVKFFASLYGLKGEELKKKAFDALEFVGLSDKAKSMPASFSGGMKRRLNIACAIAHTPKLLIMDEPTVGIDPQSRNHILDSVKKLNERGCTIIYTTHYMEEVEAISTMISIIDHGKVIVTGTKEELKAIVTDKNTVEVTVIDGTVINEEQLKELKGVTNVLINENKVKIDSLKEINNLDKIILYFTDNGIPIENIENKVPDLETVFLTLTGRKLRD, from the coding sequence TTGGATATTGTTAAAATAAAAGGATTAACTAAAAAATTTGGAGACTTTACTGCAGTTGATAATATCGATTTTTCCATTAAAGAGGGAGAAATTTATGGCTTACTTGGGCCTAATGGAGCAGGTAAGAGTACCATTATAAATATGATTTGTGGGTTAATTACAACGACAAAAGGTTCTATTGAAATACTTGGAAAAGATAATCAGAAAAATTCGAATAATGCAAAGAGAAACATTGGTGTAGTTCCTCAAGACATAGCAGTATACGAAGATTTAACTTGCCTCGAAAACGTAAAGTTTTTTGCAAGTCTCTATGGTCTTAAAGGGGAAGAATTAAAAAAGAAAGCCTTCGATGCTCTAGAATTTGTTGGTCTTAGTGATAAAGCTAAGAGTATGCCAGCTAGTTTCTCTGGAGGAATGAAAAGAAGATTAAATATAGCATGCGCAATTGCCCATACCCCTAAGCTTTTAATAATGGATGAGCCTACAGTAGGTATCGATCCACAATCAAGAAATCATATACTTGACTCTGTGAAGAAATTAAATGAAAGAGGATGTACCATTATTTATACAACTCATTACATGGAAGAAGTAGAAGCAATCTCAACGATGATAAGTATTATTGATCATGGGAAGGTTATTGTAACAGGTACCAAGGAAGAACTCAAAGCTATTGTTACAGATAAAAATACTGTTGAGGTTACGGTTATCGATGGTACGGTAATTAATGAAGAACAATTAAAGGAACTAAAGGGAGTTACGAATGTCCTCATTAATGAAAACAAAGTTAAAATTGACAGTTTAAAGGAAATTAACAATTTAGATAAGATAATTTTATATTTCACGGATAATGGAATTCCAATTGAAAATATTGAGAACAAAGTACCAGATCTTGAAACTGTATTTTTAACACTTACCGGTAGAAAATTAAGGGATTAG
- a CDS encoding response regulator transcription factor produces MPIKILIADDDSLIREGLKIIIGLDEEFIVMACVENGFDAIEYCLNNSVDVALLDIRMPVLNGVEAIKEISIKTSTKCLILTTFDEDEYINAAIRYGAKGYILKNNTPDKIKAAIKVVYSGNIVMQEGIIDKVLKKIDNNNSSKLNRDLFTGRELEIIQAIADGLSNRKISARLFISEGTVKNYITSILSKTGLEHRTQIAIYYLKGGNK; encoded by the coding sequence TTGCCAATTAAGATTTTGATTGCTGATGATGATTCACTTATTCGAGAAGGTCTAAAAATAATAATTGGTTTAGACGAAGAATTTATTGTGATGGCTTGTGTAGAAAATGGATTCGATGCAATAGAATATTGTTTAAACAACTCCGTAGATGTTGCACTTTTGGATATAAGAATGCCAGTATTAAATGGCGTGGAGGCCATAAAGGAAATCTCTATAAAGACTTCAACAAAATGCCTCATTCTGACTACCTTTGATGAAGACGAATATATAAATGCAGCGATTCGTTATGGAGCAAAGGGATATATTCTTAAAAATAATACTCCAGATAAGATTAAAGCTGCAATAAAAGTAGTATACAGTGGGAATATTGTTATGCAGGAAGGCATAATTGATAAAGTGTTAAAAAAAATAGATAACAATAATAGTAGTAAATTAAATAGGGATTTGTTTACTGGGAGAGAGCTAGAGATAATTCAGGCAATAGCTGATGGATTATCCAATAGAAAGATTTCGGCAAGATTGTTTATATCAGAGGGTACTGTGAAAAACTACATTACTTCAATTTTAAGTAAAACAGGCCTCGAACATAGAACACAGATTGCTATTTATTATTTAAAAGGTGGTAATAAATAG
- a CDS encoding sensor histidine kinase, with protein sequence MKKLTIKNDELKEKNYRLLMSLNNQMEYKNQIIYTSQLQERNNIAQEIHDKLGHSISGSLMQLEAAKLIMDKDSNQSKAIIQTTINVLRDGMDSIRYTLKNIKPEAEQLGINKIKLLVDEFNNKTKINANLYYSNNLDRISYIEWKVICDNIKETFTNIIKYSEAKNVKVNVEVLNTLLKVEIKDDGIGCIIIKKDLGLSGIEERTMNLNGKVILDGSSGFSVIILLPI encoded by the coding sequence ATGAAAAAACTTACTATTAAAAATGATGAGCTTAAAGAGAAAAACTATAGATTATTGATGAGTTTAAATAATCAAATGGAATACAAAAACCAAATAATATATACTTCACAGTTGCAAGAGAGAAATAACATTGCTCAGGAAATACATGATAAATTAGGCCATAGTATCTCAGGAAGTTTAATGCAACTAGAGGCTGCGAAACTTATTATGGACAAGGATAGTAATCAAAGCAAAGCTATTATTCAAACTACAATAAATGTACTTAGAGATGGAATGGATAGTATACGATATACATTGAAGAACATTAAACCTGAAGCAGAACAGTTAGGTATAAACAAAATAAAGCTACTTGTAGATGAGTTTAACAATAAAACTAAAATCAATGCAAATTTATATTACAGCAATAATTTGGATAGGATTTCCTATATTGAATGGAAGGTTATATGCGACAATATAAAAGAAACTTTTACCAATATAATTAAATATTCTGAAGCTAAGAATGTCAAAGTAAATGTGGAAGTGCTTAATACTTTACTTAAAGTAGAAATAAAGGATGATGGCATAGGGTGCATCATCATAAAAAAAGATCTTGGCCTATCAGGAATAGAAGAAAGAACTATGAATTTAAATGGAAAAGTTATTTTAGATGGTTCTAGTGGGTTTTCAGTAATTATTTTACTTCCTATTTAG
- a CDS encoding sulfite exporter TauE/SafE family protein — translation MSIKKEKIKVFDMTCTSCESKVERAVTKLYGVKKALASFSSQSVTIEYDTDLCNSEEIRTAIKAAGYSIEGSNNHKIVGIFIIVATIILIGNSSGGIDMTSRLNGATYFVLFIVGVLTSIHCVGMCGGIMLSQSINKDSKSKFDSIKPALLYNAGRVIAYTVIGGIVGALGSVLSLSLSAKAGLQIFAGVFMIIMGLNMSGYSLFRRFNIKLPRPACSVKKKPKTPFLVGVLNGLMPCGPLQTMQLYALGTGSAFNGALSMLIFSLGTVPLMLTFGALSGLLTKGYTKTLLKFSGILVVVLGIVMGSRGLALAGVNVPSTSSLASSLSGNNPLESATPAAKATIENGVQVVKMTADGAGYTPNGLYIQKNMPVKWIIDGKSLNSCNRQIIIPSLNIQKNLKPGENVIEFTPKDKDINFSCGMGMIRGVFKVVDNVETVDTSKPDPSVPAPSSGMPGCNMGSAPATPEKPSVYGTDLSKVETSRLIQKAVISGSNQALSIKGTGYEFEPLIVVAAKNVNTILSFDLFGFDNPDGTFEIAATDTGNNITTFKGKKGTVKVDTTFSRSGIYSIIKDGSIVGGVVIVDDLKNTDL, via the coding sequence GTGAGCATTAAAAAGGAAAAAATAAAAGTCTTCGATATGACGTGTACATCATGTGAATCAAAAGTAGAAAGAGCCGTTACAAAATTATATGGTGTGAAAAAAGCTCTAGCAAGCTTTAGTAGTCAATCTGTAACAATAGAATACGATACAGACCTGTGTAATTCTGAAGAAATTAGAACTGCCATAAAAGCAGCTGGTTATAGCATAGAAGGTTCAAATAACCACAAAATAGTAGGTATATTTATAATTGTAGCGACAATTATATTGATCGGAAATTCATCAGGTGGAATTGACATGACCTCTAGACTCAATGGCGCTACATATTTTGTTCTATTCATTGTTGGAGTCCTTACTTCAATACATTGTGTAGGAATGTGTGGTGGAATAATGCTATCCCAAAGTATAAATAAAGATAGCAAAAGTAAATTCGATTCCATCAAACCTGCACTTCTATATAATGCAGGTAGAGTTATAGCATATACAGTAATTGGTGGGATAGTAGGTGCTCTAGGTTCCGTGCTTTCACTCTCTCTATCCGCAAAGGCTGGGCTCCAAATATTTGCCGGTGTCTTTATGATAATAATGGGACTTAATATGAGTGGATATAGCCTATTTAGAAGGTTTAACATAAAGCTTCCGAGGCCTGCTTGCTCAGTTAAGAAGAAACCAAAAACTCCTTTTTTAGTTGGTGTTTTAAATGGACTTATGCCCTGTGGGCCCCTTCAGACAATGCAACTATATGCTTTAGGAACTGGAAGTGCTTTTAATGGAGCCTTATCTATGTTAATATTTTCTCTCGGTACAGTACCTTTAATGTTAACATTTGGCGCATTATCAGGTCTCCTTACTAAAGGATATACAAAAACCCTTTTAAAATTTAGTGGAATACTAGTTGTAGTTTTAGGTATTGTAATGGGAAGTAGAGGACTAGCTTTAGCTGGTGTAAATGTGCCTTCTACATCTTCATTAGCTTCTAGTTTATCTGGTAATAACCCATTGGAATCAGCTACCCCAGCTGCTAAGGCAACTATAGAGAATGGAGTTCAGGTAGTTAAGATGACCGCAGACGGTGCAGGTTATACACCAAATGGTTTATATATACAGAAAAATATGCCTGTAAAATGGATAATTGATGGTAAATCATTAAATTCCTGTAACCGCCAAATAATTATTCCATCCTTAAACATTCAGAAAAATTTGAAGCCCGGTGAAAATGTTATTGAATTTACACCAAAGGATAAAGATATAAACTTCAGTTGTGGAATGGGCATGATTAGAGGCGTGTTTAAGGTAGTTGATAATGTTGAAACGGTAGACACTTCAAAACCTGATCCTTCTGTGCCAGCTCCATCCAGTGGAATGCCTGGTTGTAATATGGGTAGCGCACCTGCTACACCTGAAAAACCAAGTGTTTATGGTACGGATTTGAGTAAAGTTGAAACCAGTAGATTGATCCAAAAAGCTGTGATTTCAGGAAGCAATCAGGCTCTTTCAATTAAAGGTACAGGATATGAATTTGAACCCTTGATTGTAGTTGCGGCTAAAAATGTTAATACCATTTTAAGCTTTGATTTATTTGGATTTGACAATCCAGATGGAACCTTTGAAATTGCTGCAACAGACACTGGCAACAACATAACTACTTTTAAAGGTAAAAAAGGAACTGTTAAAGTAGATACCACCTTTAGTAGAAGCGGTATCTATTCGATTATAAAAGATGGCAGTATTGTAGGTGGCGTGGTTATTGTAGATGATTTAAAAAATACAGATTTATAA